A DNA window from Drosophila sechellia strain sech25 chromosome X, ASM438219v1, whole genome shotgun sequence contains the following coding sequences:
- the LOC6620262 gene encoding uncharacterized protein LOC6620262 isoform X1, translating into MGLMNWVLPLLLATLVALEQPTQTDALIEDVLDIIHVVKEVTSGVLKAWDIVQSSPLAANIDFPLMREKQKKVLQRLKEVSKQIDNTEDQHAQYVALAIESVTSFMHNNAPIMAKMNDISDTINRISSRYQQMQKYEAYKDKLEMSTLITFAEWTVSPNAHSVHHLMDRLNIILLGNEDRSSNSTSTNLLQQLATAYEVSSNQICNTMQSAQQFIYSLYADIALTELKAYTMMEFSWMMLRVYGKGNYTQEAELMRSDYEKRTERTLKMLKDVMLRADRIVYRCDPTKHVQGVTYDEVTRLLQGYIENEVDLNNEETCRETCGFYQSTRSEGCFKDLYCSRQPKCTGRLYNCQFVDSDMWVCPSPQNSTRRYEFIEYENGRVLGQRGKCTRGTTKVDSWWRYLLWHCSYCFCLCDEESLKSDRFFNMRDTIADIKRNRIVTGLRFVKQNRIFHLQIQEGELLPRGTVNQSTLEWKPVEKYNVFDRHVKNGVDYHKLSYEYRTIDLDDVDTEDNSFVVTGVRFRVVGTHLNLEAYYSEFDFLTGQLIQPEYNSYWKSNDNTDVSGARREKLRLSNADVSTRTIAPSLPLSRHNQFIDFTNTGLDKDAAQSTVPFMDIQDVVSNPPVPLAGIGIYYKGRNGYGGFLGPKIITYDFTPHVQVPKNRF; encoded by the exons ATGGGATTAATGAATTGGGTACTTCCCCTCCTTCTGGCCACGTTGGTCGCCCTGGAACAGCCTACACAAACGGACGCTCTGATCGAGGATGTCCTGGACATCATACATGTGGTCAAGGAGGTCACCTCCGGCGTCCTCAAGGCCTGGGACATTGTACAATCCTCCCCGTTGGCGGCCAACATTGATTTCCCACTGATGCGGGAGAAACAGAAGAAGGTGTTGCAGCGCCTCAAAGAAGTCAGCAAGCAAATAGACAATACCGAAGATCAG CATGCTCAATATGTTGCCTTGGCCATCGAATCGGTGACTAGCTTCATGCACAACAACGCTCCAATTATGGCCAAGATGAACGATATCTCGGACACGATCAATAGGATCTCATCGCGCTATCAGCAGATGCAGAAGTACGAGGCTTACAAGGACAAGTTGGAGATGTCTACGCTGATAACGTTTGCCGAGTGGACAGTGTCGCCGAATGCACATTCGGTGCACCATCTGATGGATCGTCTGAATATCATTCTACTTGGCAACGAAGATAGATCTTCCAACTCAACGTCCACCAATCTACTCCAACAGCTGGCCACTGCCTATGAG GTGTCTAGCAATCAAATTTGCAATACCATGCAATCGGCCCAGCAGTTTATTTATTCACTATATGCGGATATAGCCCTGACCGAACTGAAAGCCTACACCATGATGGAGTTCTCGTGGATGATGTTGCGGGTCTACGGGAAGGGCAACTACACTCAGGAGGCGGAACTCATGCGTTCCGACTATGAGAAGAGGACAGAACGCACACTGAAAATGCTCAAGGATGTGATGCTACGAGCTGATCGTATCGTTTACCGCTGTGATCCGACGAAACATGTACAGGGAGTCACCTATGACGAGGTCACGCGCCTCCTTCAAGGCTACATTGAAAACGAGGTAGACTTGAATAACGAGGAAACTTGCCGGGAGACGTGTGGCTTTTATCAGTCCACCCGTAGCGAAGGCTGCTTTAAGGATCTCTATTGTTCCCGTCAACCGAAATGTACGGGTCGCCTGTACAACTGTCAGTTCGTAGACTCCGACATGTGGGTGTGCCCGTCGCCACAGAATAGCACGCGGCGCTATGAGTTCATCGAGTACGAGAACGGACGCGTCCTTGGCCAGCGGGGTAAGTGCACCAGGGGCACCACCAAGGTGGACAGCTGGTGGCGTTACCTTCTCTGGCACTGCAGCTACTGCTTCTGCCTGTGCGACGAGGAGAGTCTAAAGTCGGATCGTTTCTTCAATATGCGGGATACGATCGCCGATATCAAGCGCAACCG AATCGTGACTGGTTTGCGTTTTGTAAAGCAAAATCGGATTTTCCATCTGCAAATCCAGGAGGGCGAACTTCTGCCGCGTGGCACTGTCAATCAAAGCACTCTGGAATGGAAACCCGTGGAGAAGTACAACGTCTTTGATCGTCATGTGAAGAATGGCGTTGACTATCATAAGTTGAGCTACGAGTATCGCACCATCGATCTGGACGATGTGGATACGGAGGACAATTCCTTTGTCGTTACCGGCGTGCGATTCCGTGTAGTGGGCACACATCTGAATTTGGAGGCCTATTACAGTGAGTTTGATTTCCTCACCGGCCAGCTCATCCAGCCGGAGTACAATAGCTATTGGAAGTCCAACGACAATACCGATGTCAGCGGCGCACGCAG GGAGAAACTGCGTCTGAGCAACGCCGACGTGTCTACGCGGACAATCGCACCATCGTTACCTCTGTCGCGCCACAATCAGTTCATCGATTTCACTAACACAGGACTGGACAAGGATGCCGCCCAGAGCACAGTGCCGTTCATGGACATCCAGGACGTGGTCTCGAATCCACCAGTACCACTAGCCGGCATTGGCATCTACTACAAGGGCCGCAACGGCTACGGCGGCTTCCTGGGTCCTAAGATCATCACCTACGACTTCACGCCCCACGTTCAGGTGCCAAAGAATAGATTCTAA
- the LOC6620262 gene encoding uncharacterized protein LOC6620262 isoform X2: MASPIGALAAVVAVLVTLVICGNTKSASFEGWMHPSTPQIEVDALRTEYIALERALWNYLAKTANSQNNKETQIRKVYDSHRDFDAKPQMRRTFEEHRYEILNHYEWSLLERDLIYISKLYDAYKDTFVKQNNSVELDELGVLNLAGAILRNDNTASMPRILQEIERVMVSQTLYYRAMIVSSNQICNTMQSAQQFIYSLYADIALTELKAYTMMEFSWMMLRVYGKGNYTQEAELMRSDYEKRTERTLKMLKDVMLRADRIVYRCDPTKHVQGVTYDEVTRLLQGYIENEVDLNNEETCRETCGFYQSTRSEGCFKDLYCSRQPKCTGRLYNCQFVDSDMWVCPSPQNSTRRYEFIEYENGRVLGQRGKCTRGTTKVDSWWRYLLWHCSYCFCLCDEESLKSDRFFNMRDTIADIKRNRIVTGLRFVKQNRIFHLQIQEGELLPRGTVNQSTLEWKPVEKYNVFDRHVKNGVDYHKLSYEYRTIDLDDVDTEDNSFVVTGVRFRVVGTHLNLEAYYSEFDFLTGQLIQPEYNSYWKSNDNTDVSGARREKLRLSNADVSTRTIAPSLPLSRHNQFIDFTNTGLDKDAAQSTVPFMDIQDVVSNPPVPLAGIGIYYKGRNGYGGFLGPKIITYDFTPHVQVPKNRF, translated from the exons ATGGCGTCGCCCATCGGAGCATtagctgctgttgttgctgttcttgTTACACTTGTGATTTGTGGAAATACAAAATCAGCGTCGTTCGAGGGATGGATGCACCCAAGCACCCCACAAATTGAAGTGGACGCCCTGCGCACCGAGTATATCGCCCTGGAACGAGCTCTGTGGAACTATCTGGCCAAAACGGCCAATAGTCAGAACAATAAGGAAACCCAGATAAGGAAAGTATACGATTCGCATCGGGATTTCGATGCGAAACCCCAAATGAGACGCACCTTCGAGGAGCATCGCTACGAGATCCTCAATCACTATGAATGGTCGCTGCTGGAAAGGGATCTCATTTATATCAGCAAGCTTTACGATGCCTACAAG GACACCTTTGTAAAGCAGAACAACAGCGTTGAACTGGATGAACTGGGCGTTTTAAATCTAGCCGGAGCAATCCTGCGCAACGATAACACCGCCTCAATGCCACGAATCCTGCAGGAAATCGAGCGAGTGATGGTTTCTCAGACCCTCTACTACCGAGCGATGATA GTGTCTAGCAATCAAATTTGCAATACCATGCAATCGGCCCAGCAGTTTATTTATTCACTATATGCGGATATAGCCCTGACCGAACTGAAAGCCTACACCATGATGGAGTTCTCGTGGATGATGTTGCGGGTCTACGGGAAGGGCAACTACACTCAGGAGGCGGAACTCATGCGTTCCGACTATGAGAAGAGGACAGAACGCACACTGAAAATGCTCAAGGATGTGATGCTACGAGCTGATCGTATCGTTTACCGCTGTGATCCGACGAAACATGTACAGGGAGTCACCTATGACGAGGTCACGCGCCTCCTTCAAGGCTACATTGAAAACGAGGTAGACTTGAATAACGAGGAAACTTGCCGGGAGACGTGTGGCTTTTATCAGTCCACCCGTAGCGAAGGCTGCTTTAAGGATCTCTATTGTTCCCGTCAACCGAAATGTACGGGTCGCCTGTACAACTGTCAGTTCGTAGACTCCGACATGTGGGTGTGCCCGTCGCCACAGAATAGCACGCGGCGCTATGAGTTCATCGAGTACGAGAACGGACGCGTCCTTGGCCAGCGGGGTAAGTGCACCAGGGGCACCACCAAGGTGGACAGCTGGTGGCGTTACCTTCTCTGGCACTGCAGCTACTGCTTCTGCCTGTGCGACGAGGAGAGTCTAAAGTCGGATCGTTTCTTCAATATGCGGGATACGATCGCCGATATCAAGCGCAACCG AATCGTGACTGGTTTGCGTTTTGTAAAGCAAAATCGGATTTTCCATCTGCAAATCCAGGAGGGCGAACTTCTGCCGCGTGGCACTGTCAATCAAAGCACTCTGGAATGGAAACCCGTGGAGAAGTACAACGTCTTTGATCGTCATGTGAAGAATGGCGTTGACTATCATAAGTTGAGCTACGAGTATCGCACCATCGATCTGGACGATGTGGATACGGAGGACAATTCCTTTGTCGTTACCGGCGTGCGATTCCGTGTAGTGGGCACACATCTGAATTTGGAGGCCTATTACAGTGAGTTTGATTTCCTCACCGGCCAGCTCATCCAGCCGGAGTACAATAGCTATTGGAAGTCCAACGACAATACCGATGTCAGCGGCGCACGCAG GGAGAAACTGCGTCTGAGCAACGCCGACGTGTCTACGCGGACAATCGCACCATCGTTACCTCTGTCGCGCCACAATCAGTTCATCGATTTCACTAACACAGGACTGGACAAGGATGCCGCCCAGAGCACAGTGCCGTTCATGGACATCCAGGACGTGGTCTCGAATCCACCAGTACCACTAGCCGGCATTGGCATCTACTACAAGGGCCGCAACGGCTACGGCGGCTTCCTGGGTCCTAAGATCATCACCTACGACTTCACGCCCCACGTTCAGGTGCCAAAGAATAGATTCTAA
- the LOC6620264 gene encoding DM7 family protein GM11958, giving the protein MSKRAKKRDKLMVEIVQVYSASRDEEQVTDLKKTDYLPYLFNLVMPKQFYKSPNRIVMARLYPDVQKHDEQAAEYFEGFQTPCFDLPTNLFPEKAPIDKIVFMPKVMLPMGFEAGGVFGPGVLPRRCYPVDLISPDHKGPMPPLFVGLRGMNVSLSSMINTFLGMYDSSDGQEPHVYEMHATNHHYKNDLAPEELMLRPDFTLSVAYTLPASMCLPSPYPYPSVPAQDNIYTPDLSKVLILMPHQFNITVAILSTVNNPHDPSVAFATMGDDEDCPEFELPSDVFPICEGVNRPIFLPKRFMPKGFDACCVFKPGSLSELWYIKSIGRFGNPQDQYNCFITPPLFVGKYTRNAASINMLEEISVHFDQKDREIAKSLARLRLDALRLNSRNNTTKGFLVMESDKPTTPAGAYSVESYEKASEDGCIAKVTQECATKSTDTRDDGMNTADYQSQFPELEQDSEPEPEPEPEPQTEDEGEDEGDKKCLSCFKIDSDIDLISHAIAEMRVAELSMLGEVDPVPGVDTKLALDQLHEVFETREEIRSNIDDLMRDHICRMERDIMLALRQPIRKCSGCAKHS; this is encoded by the exons ATGTCTAAGCGCGCAAAAAAGCGAG ACAAGCTGATGGTCGAAATAGTGCAAGTGTATTCCGCGAGTCGCGATGAGGAGCAGGTGACAGACTTGAAGAAGACAGATTACTTGCCCTATCTGTTCAACCTGGTCATGCCGAAACAGTTCTACAAGAGCCCCAACCGAATTGTGATGGCCCGTCTGTATCCCGATGTCCAAAAGCACGATGAGCAGGCAGCCGAATACTTTGAGGGCTTCCAGACGCCCTGCTTCGATTTGCCGACTAACCTGTTCCCGGAAAAGGCTCCGATAGACAAGATCGTCTTTATGCCCAAGGTGATGTTGCCCATGGGCTTCGAAGCCGGAGGGGTGTTTGGCCCGGGTGTCCTTCCACGTCGTTGCTATCCCGTTGATCTGATTAGCCCGGATCATAAGGGCCCAATGCCGCCGCTGTTCGTCGGTCTGCGCGGCATGAATGTCAGCCTGTCGTCGATGATCAATACTTTCCTGGGCATGTACGACAGCTCCGATGGCCAGGAGCCACATGTGTATGAGATGCATGCCACCAATCATCATTACAAAAATGATCTGGCCCCGGAGGAGCTAATGCTTCGCCCTGACTTCACCTTGTCGGTGGCCTACACCTTGCCGGCATCAATGTGTCTACCGTCGCCCTACCCATATCCTAGTGTCCCGGCGCAGGACAACATATACACCCCGGATCTGTCCAAAGTCCTGATACTAATGCCGCACCAGTTCAACATTACGGTGGCCATTCTGTCCACCGTAAACAATCCGCATGATCCATCTGTGGCGTTCGCCACCATGGGCGATGACGAGGATTGCCCCGAATTCGAGCTGCCCAGCGATGTCTTCCCCATCTGTGAGGGCGTCAATCGTCCAATCTTTCTGCCCAAGCGTTTCATGCCAAAGGGATTCGATGCCTGCTGCGTCTTCAAGCCGGGAAGTCTTTCGGAGCTATGGTACATTAAGAGCATAGGTCGATTCGGCAATCCACAAGATCAATACAACTGTTTCATTACACCACCTCTGTTCGTGGGCAAATACACCCGCAACGCTGCGAGCATCAATATGCTAGAGGAAATCAGCGTGCATTTCGACCAGAAAGACCGCGAAATTGCCAAGTCCCTTGCACGTTTAAGGCTTGATGCTCTCAGGCTTAATAGCCGCAATAACACCACCAAGGGCTTCTTGGTAATGGAATCGGACAAACCGACGACTCCAGCGGGTGCTTACAGTGTGGAAAGCTACGAAAAGGCCTCTGAAGATGGATGCATTGCGAAGGTGACCCAGGAATGTGCCACTAAAAGCACAGATACTCGAGATGATGGAATGAATACAGCAGACTATCAGTCGCAGTTTCCCGAACTGGAACAGGATTCGGAACCGGAACCGGAACCCGAACCCGAGCCCCAGACGGAGGATGAAGGCGAAGATGAGGGTGATAAGAAATGCCTTTCGTGCTTTAAGATTGATAGCGACATTGATCTTATTTCCCATGCCATTGCCGAAATGAGAGTCGCCGAATTGAGTATGCTGGGCGAGGTGGACCCAGTGCCCGGGGTCGATACCAAACTCGCCTTGGACCAGCTGCACGAGGTCTTCGAGACTCGCGAAGAGATCCGCTCCAACATCGACGACTTGATGCGGGATCACATCTGCAGGATGGAGCGTGACATCATGCTGGCACTGCGTCAGCCAATCCGCAAGTGCTCCGGATGCGCAAAGCACTCCTAG
- the LOC6620265 gene encoding uncharacterized protein LOC6620265 — translation MDVATLWRLQQAHQRQRNEWDRIGRRLKRLTGKRSSDLLIHDPLLLAPFAAHPGQRMSGGGQLAPMASKQTTQMRRNHPSKSVKFPAPNNNPLDLLVVGQRLIMHRPPGRRQVQPHSPMSSQPRQHVEEYVYFYPVHYHETDHWPPHGQREPNLVMDARFVAELLDELLMTAGNRI, via the coding sequence ATGGACGTTGCAACACTTTGGCGCTTGCAGCAGGCGCATCAGCGGCAACGTAACGAGTGGGACAGGATTGGTAGACGCCTCAAGCGGCTGACGGGCAAGAGGTCCAGCGACTTGCTCATCCACGATCCGCTCCTGCTGGCACCGTTCGCCGCCCATCCTGGACAGCGGATGAGCGGTGGCGGTCAGCTGGCGCCGATGGCCAGTAAGCAGACAACGCAGATGAGACGCAATCATCCGAGTAAATCGGTTAAGTTCCCAGCGCCCAATAATAACCCCTTGGATCTACTTGTCGTGGGTCAACGGCTGATAATGCATCGTCCACCTGGACGACGCCAAGTGCAGCCCCACAGTCCCATGTCCTCTCAGCCCCGCCAGCATGTCGAAGAGTACGTCTATTTCTATCCGGTCCACTACCATGAGACGGACCACTGGCCTCCACACGGTCAGCGGGAACCAAATCTTGTGATGGATGCACGATTTGTGGCCGAGCTACTCGATGAGCTGCTGATGACTGCAGGCAACCGTATTTGA